In Achromobacter xylosoxidans A8, a single window of DNA contains:
- a CDS encoding dihydrodipicolinate synthase family protein produces the protein MSTQASIPGVFSPVLTPFDAAYRPALGRYVKHCRWLREQSVGLAIFGTNSEANSLALSEKRSLLDALLEAGVEPSALMPGTGACALPDAIELTRHAVRSGSMGVLVLPPFYYKGVSDEGLFRYYAELIEGVGDDRLRMYLYHIPPVSQVPLSLDLIDRLLDRYPGQVAGVKDSGGDWNNTAAMIERFAPRGFRVYAGSEAFLLQTLRAGGVGCITATGNVNPGPIVALQQRWQEADADARQAGLNATRNVFGKFPMIPAMKAAIAWKSGDPAWATVRPPLVELNAEQRTALQAALDDNGFDMPGAQALADN, from the coding sequence ATGAGCACCCAAGCCAGCATTCCCGGCGTTTTTTCTCCGGTCCTGACGCCATTCGACGCAGCCTATCGCCCGGCCTTGGGACGCTACGTGAAACACTGCCGCTGGCTGCGCGAGCAATCCGTCGGCCTGGCCATATTCGGCACCAACTCAGAAGCCAACTCGCTGGCCCTGTCTGAAAAACGCAGCCTGCTGGACGCGCTGCTGGAAGCTGGCGTGGAGCCGTCCGCACTGATGCCCGGCACCGGCGCCTGCGCGCTGCCCGACGCGATCGAGCTGACCCGCCACGCCGTGCGCAGCGGCAGCATGGGCGTGCTGGTCCTGCCGCCCTTCTACTACAAGGGCGTGAGCGACGAGGGCCTGTTCCGCTACTACGCCGAACTGATCGAAGGCGTGGGCGACGACCGGCTGCGCATGTACCTGTACCACATCCCGCCCGTGAGCCAGGTGCCGCTCAGCCTGGACCTGATAGACCGCCTGCTGGACCGCTACCCCGGCCAGGTCGCGGGCGTGAAGGACAGCGGCGGCGACTGGAATAACACGGCGGCCATGATCGAGCGTTTTGCGCCGCGCGGCTTCCGGGTCTACGCGGGCAGCGAGGCTTTCCTGCTGCAGACGCTGCGCGCCGGCGGCGTGGGCTGCATCACGGCCACCGGCAACGTCAACCCGGGCCCGATCGTCGCGCTGCAACAGCGTTGGCAGGAAGCCGACGCCGACGCCCGCCAGGCCGGACTGAACGCGACCCGCAACGTGTTCGGCAAATTCCCCATGATCCCCGCGATGAAGGCCGCCATCGCCTGGAAGTCCGGCGACCCCGCCTGGGCGACGGTACGCCCGCCCCTGGTGGAACTGAACGCCGAACAGCGCACCGCCTTGCAGGCCGCCCTGGATGACAACGGCTTCGACATGCCGGGCGCGCAAGCGCTGGCGGACAACTAA